A region from the Lolium perenne isolate Kyuss_39 chromosome 4, Kyuss_2.0, whole genome shotgun sequence genome encodes:
- the LOC127294618 gene encoding vacuolar protein sorting-associated protein 2 homolog 1, translating to MSFIFGKRKTPAELLRENKRMLDKSIREIERERQGLQTQEKKLIAEIKKVAKQGQMGAVKVMAKDLIRTRHQITKFYALKSQLQGVSLRIQTLKSTQAMGEAMKGVTKAMSQMNRQMNLPALQKIMRDFEMQNEKMEMVSEVMGDAIDDALEGDEEEEETEELVSQVLDEIGIDINSELIKAPATAVAKPVAAGKAPVQAEAAGGMDGGIDDDLQARLDNLRKM from the exons ATGAGCTTCATCTTCGGCAAGCGGAAGACCCCAGCAG AGCTGCTGCGGGAGAACAAGCGGATGCTAGACAAGTCCATCAGGGAGATTGAGAGGGAGAGGCAGGGCCTGCAAACTCAGGAGAAGAAGCTTATCGCTGAGATCAAGAAAGTGGCCAAGCAAGGACAGATG GGAGCTGTAAAAGTTATGGCCAAGGACCTTATCCGCACAAGACATCAGATCACCAAATTTTATGCCCTCAAGTCCCAGCTGCAAGGTGTATCTCTTCGTATTCAG ACCCTGAAATCAACACAAGCAATGGGGGAAGCCATGAAGGGCGTCACGAAGGCCATGTCACAGATGAACAGGCAGATGAACCTACCGGCACTGCAGAAGATAATGCGTGACTTTGAGATGCAGAACGAGAAGATGGAGATGGTCAGCGAGGTGATGGGTGATGCCATTGATGACGCCTTGGAGggcgatgaggaggaggaagaaacaGAAGAGCTAGTTAGCCAGGTTCTTGACGAAATCGGCATCGACATCAACTCTGAG CTTATCAAGGCCCCTGCGACCGCAGTCGCCAAGCCGGTAGCGGCAGGAAAGGCGCCTGTTCAAGCTGAAGCTGCCGGAGGGATGGACGGTGGAATCGACGATGACTTGCAGGCTCGACTTGATAACCTGAGGAAGATGTGA